A stretch of the Metopolophium dirhodum isolate CAU chromosome 8, ASM1992520v1, whole genome shotgun sequence genome encodes the following:
- the LOC132949841 gene encoding small ribosomal subunit protein eS19, with the protein MSSITLKDVDQHKFVASFSAFLKKSGKLKAPEWVDLVKNGKFNELAPYDEDWYYTRCAATLRHIYFRSPVGVGSLTKIFGARKRNGVRPSHFCRSSSGIARKVLQSLEQMKLIEKVENNNGRRLTSQGRRDLDRIAAQVKQAKKKKQALLAAESAGFSVLIPKTD; encoded by the exons ATGTCGTCAATCACGTTGAAGGATGTTGACCAACACAAATTTGTTGCTTCGTTCTCCGCAttcttaaaaaa gaGTGGAAAATTGAAGGCCCCAGAATGGGTTGACTTGGTTAAAAATGGTAAATTCAACGAATTGGCGCCTTACGATGAAGACTGGTACTACACCAGATGTGCTGCCACATTGAGACACATTTACTTCAGGTCGCCAGTTGGTGTTGGATCCCTCACCAAAATCTTTGGAG CCCGCAAACGTAATGGAGTGAGACCATCCCATTTTTGTCGCAGTTCTTCTGGTATTGCACGTAAAGTACTACAATCTTTAGAACAAATGAAACTCATTGAGAAGGTTGAAAACAACAATGGCCGTCGATTGACCTCTCAGGGTAGGCGAGATTTAGATCGTATTGCTGCTCAAGTGAAACAAGCAAAGAAGAAGAAGCAAGCACTTTTGGCCGCTGAATCAGCGGGATTCTCTGTGCTTATTCCAAAAACTGACTAA
- the LOC132950741 gene encoding serine/threonine-protein kinase PAK mbt, which produces MFSKKKKKPQISSPTNFEHRVHTGFDKREGKFIGLPLQWASIVGNNQILKSTNRPLPLVDPSEITPTEILDLKTIVRGENNPKINNNPVNIRNNETAGLPKTSNVARSNSLRSSSPPRIRRQHPNVPPPLPENEVLVMNQSLVPQHLPQYPTPNNTQTKLDYSNKFIKPGGSEWSAQETPVLRINQNNTPTGQTIISDQGGSHSYHSAQNGNIPPIFSNGSAVDSPSGSQTSQANTPVPPNRTHPVINNAQIVSTNKGIAQSHTRNQDQNQNIKPTTNGISTASTMSIPSIATKQHHEQQRITHEQFRAALQLVVSPGDPRENLDSFKKIGEGSTGTVCIATDRMTSRKVAVKKMDLRKQQRRELLFNEVVIMRDYHHANIVDMYDSFLVGDELWVVMEYLEGGALTDMVTHTRMDEEQIATVCKQCLKALAYLHSQGVIHRDIKSDSILLTTDGRVKISDFGFCAQVSQELPKRKSLVGTPYWMSPEVISRLPYGPEVDIWSLGIMVIEMVDGEPPFFNEPPLQAMRRIRDMPPPKLKNSNKISPRLQGFLERLLVRDPAQRATAAELLQHPFLRLAGPPSLLVPLIRGSRHSNC; this is translated from the exons aTGTTctcaaagaaaaagaaaaaacctCAAATATCTTCACCTACAAATTTTGAACACAGAGTGCATACTGGCTTTGATAAACGTGAAGGTAAATTTATAGGTTTGCCTCTACAATGGGCAAGCATAGTTGGTAACAATCAAATACTGAAGAGCACCAATAGACCATTACCTCTGGTGGATCCATCAGAAATCACTCCTACAGAAATATtggatttaaaa ACAATTGTGCGTGGTGAAAATAATCCAAAAATCAACAATAACCCTGTTAACATTCGAAATAATGAAACAGCTGGACTTCCTAAAACATCTAATGTTGCACGTTCAAACTCGTTGCGttcctcaagtccaccacgaATTCGGAGGCAACATCCAAATGTACCTCCGCCATTGCCAGAAAATGAAGTGTTAGTAATGAACCAGAGTTTAGTACCACAACATTTACCACAATATCCAACACCTAACAATACTCAAACAAAACTTGATTACAGCAATAaattt ATAAAACCAGGAGGTTCTGAATGGTCTGCTCAAGAAACGCCAGTATTACGAATAAATCAGAACAATACTCCTACAGGCCAAACAATAATATCCGATCAAGGTGGATCACATTCATATCATTCTGCGCAAAATGGAAATATCCCACCAATATTTTCTAATGGCTCAGCAGTGGACTCACCATCCGGAAGTCAAACATCACAAGCCAATACTCCCGTGCCACCAAATCGTACCCATCCTGTTATTAACAATGCCCAGATTGTTAGTACAAACAAG GGCATTGCTCAAAGTCATACTCGAAATCAAGATCAGAACCAAAATATTAAACCAACCACAAATGGAATATCAACAGCTAGTACAATGTCAATTCCTAGTATAGCTACAAAACAACATCATGAGCAACAACGCATTACACATGaacaa TTCAGGGCTGCCCTTCAACTTGTTGTTAGTCCAGGAGATCCTCGCGAAAATTTGGatagtttcaaaaaaattggTGAAGGGTCAACGGGTACTGTTTGCATAGCTACAGATCGAATGACCAGTCGTAAAGTGGCtgtaaaaaaaatggatttaaGGAAGCAACAACGTAGAGAATTGTTGTTCAATGAAGTTGTCATAATGCGAGATTATCACCATGCAAACATTGTTGATATGTATGACAGTTTTTTGGTTGGCGACGAATTATGGGTTGTAATGGAATACTTAGAAGGTGGAGCACTTACTGATATGGTAACACACACTAGAATGGATGAAGAGCAGATTGCTACTGTTTGCAAGCAGTGTTTAAAAGCATTGGCATATTTGCATTCACAGGGGGTAATACATAGAGATATAAAAAGTGATTCCATACTTTTGACTACTGACGGaaga GTGAAAATttccgattttggtttttgtgcTCAAGTATCTCAAGAGTTGCCTAAGAGAAAATCATTAGTTGGAACACCCTATTGGATGTCTCCTGAAGTGATTTCACGTTTGCCATATGGGCCAGAAGTTGATATATGGTcattag GTATTATGGTCATTGAAATGGTTGATGGTGAACCACCTTTCTTTAATGAACCACCTCTTCAAGCTATGAGAAGAATACGTGACATGCCTCCaccaaaacttaaaaattccaataaa ATATCACCCAGACTACAGGGCTTTTTAGAAAGGTTATTAGTCAGGGATCCAGCACAAAGAGCAACTGCGGCTGAACTTCTACAGCATCCGTTCTTAAGATTAGCTGGTCCTCCTTCGCTGCTAGTGCCATTAATACGAGGGTCCAGGCATAGCAACTGTTAA